The following proteins come from a genomic window of Pyxidicoccus sp. MSG2:
- a CDS encoding imm11 family protein: MSTRYFELLDDVYPPDQWALGVPLDSQGQRLRIWTFRRGERADIDGCIRIPVTVQGQALGFSEAGAAVPVVDEKAANVFAELAPGQVQLIPVDVESRSQKYFILNVLRVVKCIDEKASTEVQHWTPEDDEPEQVGEYSAVHGMRIDPAQVGDAKVFRPWGWPAALIVSEDIKDALERAGVTGLKFEDVTGPDSLAVSEKDTWEQRHRARLKQMDTARDAAWNSMGRLEEAAIIPIIPSGPDWPGHRQAWRVIHRESGSTLLVTDGLSDPFIDRDALTTGFGLELAIETNEPLPEVRASWQLRLLREVADEVAEHENVRTWLHRGLMSMEVSGDAMPEPLVTSEGRVAVLLGMESSTLPRRFPTPAGEVLLVTIKALLPSELAFMLAQGRGGTAELARRFAQESDAPHLSRSWRKPVV; this comes from the coding sequence ATGTCCACCAGGTACTTCGAACTTCTGGATGACGTCTATCCGCCTGACCAGTGGGCGCTGGGAGTGCCGCTCGATTCGCAGGGGCAGAGGCTCAGGATCTGGACCTTCAGGCGAGGAGAGCGCGCTGACATTGATGGATGCATCAGGATTCCCGTCACGGTTCAGGGACAGGCCTTGGGCTTCTCCGAGGCTGGAGCTGCCGTTCCCGTCGTCGATGAAAAGGCTGCCAATGTGTTCGCGGAACTGGCGCCTGGACAGGTTCAGCTCATCCCGGTGGACGTCGAATCGCGCTCCCAGAAGTACTTCATCCTCAACGTGCTCCGCGTCGTGAAGTGCATCGACGAGAAAGCATCCACGGAGGTGCAGCACTGGACTCCGGAGGACGATGAGCCCGAGCAGGTGGGCGAGTACAGCGCAGTCCACGGCATGCGCATCGACCCTGCGCAGGTCGGAGATGCGAAGGTCTTTCGTCCCTGGGGCTGGCCGGCGGCCCTCATCGTTTCCGAGGACATCAAGGACGCACTGGAGCGAGCGGGCGTCACGGGCCTGAAGTTCGAGGACGTCACCGGCCCTGACTCCTTAGCCGTGAGCGAGAAGGACACCTGGGAGCAGAGACACCGCGCCCGCCTGAAGCAGATGGACACGGCGCGCGACGCGGCGTGGAACTCGATGGGGCGGTTGGAAGAAGCCGCCATCATCCCCATCATCCCGAGTGGCCCGGACTGGCCGGGGCATCGCCAGGCCTGGCGGGTCATCCATCGCGAGTCGGGAAGCACGCTCCTCGTCACCGACGGCCTCTCGGACCCCTTCATCGACCGTGACGCGCTCACGACAGGGTTCGGTCTCGAGCTCGCCATCGAAACGAACGAACCCCTCCCCGAGGTTCGCGCGAGCTGGCAGTTGCGCCTGCTGCGCGAGGTGGCCGACGAGGTGGCGGAGCACGAGAACGTGCGCACCTGGCTGCACCGGGGCCTCATGTCGATGGAGGTCTCCGGGGACGCGATGCCCGAGCCGCTCGTCACGAGCGAAGGCCGCGTCGCCGTGTTGCTGGGGATGGAGTCGAGCACACTCCCCCGGCGGTTCCCCACGCCCGCGGGCGAGGTGCTGCTCGTCACCATCAAGGCCCTCCTGCCGTCGGAGCTCGCATTCATGCTCGCGCAGGGACGCGGCGGGACGGCGGAGCTGGCACGCCGTTTCGCCCAGGAGAGCGACGCACCCCATCTGTCCCGCTCGTGGCGCAAGCCCGTGGTGTGA
- a CDS encoding peroxiredoxin encodes MLAVGDSAPDFTATDCHGAPLHLSSLRGRRVVLFFFPKAFTVGCTIENRAFRDNHQLVKSLGAELVGVSVDTQRTQCEFAAKEDIHFALLGDENRDISRAYDVLWPVLNIDRRVTFIIAPDGRIEHVIRHEVRVYRHLDDVLRYLRANPLAS; translated from the coding sequence ATGCTTGCCGTCGGAGACTCCGCGCCGGACTTCACCGCCACCGACTGTCACGGTGCGCCCCTGCACCTGTCCTCGCTGCGCGGCCGGCGCGTGGTCCTCTTCTTCTTCCCCAAGGCCTTCACCGTCGGCTGCACCATCGAGAACAGGGCCTTCCGGGACAACCACCAGCTCGTCAAGTCACTCGGCGCGGAGCTGGTGGGCGTGTCCGTGGACACGCAGCGCACGCAGTGCGAGTTCGCCGCGAAGGAGGACATCCACTTCGCCCTGCTCGGTGACGAGAACCGCGACATCAGCCGCGCCTATGACGTGCTCTGGCCCGTGCTCAACATCGACCGGCGCGTCACCTTCATCATCGCCCCCGACGGCCGCATCGAGCACGTCATCCGCCACGAGGTGCGCGTCTACCGCCACCTCGACGACGTGCTCCGCTACCTGCGCGCCAACCCCCTCGCCAGCTGA
- a CDS encoding TIGR02265 family protein, whose amino-acid sequence MVTEGSSSRIKGGVLISRLNMLRHHGGQVRVDEVLRRLPPEDQALLRKMILPIAWYPLELNLRLDTAIAEVMSPEDKRRAFIDMGRASAEEALHGAQHVFVRPGDPQFLLSQAPQIYRFYYAVGSRTYEQTGAHGAVLRTFGAENVTETDCLTIIGWHERAIELSGGRAVNTTHPLCRARGAPHCEYHFAWE is encoded by the coding sequence ATGGTGACGGAAGGCTCTAGCTCTCGCATCAAGGGTGGAGTGCTCATCTCCCGGCTGAACATGCTGCGCCATCACGGCGGGCAGGTTCGGGTGGACGAGGTGCTGCGGCGGCTTCCGCCGGAGGACCAGGCGCTGTTGCGGAAGATGATTCTTCCCATCGCCTGGTATCCGCTGGAGTTGAACCTGCGGCTGGACACGGCCATCGCGGAGGTGATGTCGCCGGAGGACAAGCGCAGGGCCTTCATCGACATGGGCCGCGCGTCCGCCGAGGAGGCGCTCCACGGGGCGCAGCACGTCTTCGTGCGGCCCGGGGACCCGCAGTTCCTGCTCAGCCAGGCGCCGCAGATCTACCGCTTCTACTATGCGGTGGGCTCGCGCACGTACGAGCAGACGGGCGCTCACGGCGCGGTGTTGCGCACCTTCGGGGCGGAGAACGTCACGGAGACGGACTGCCTCACGATTATCGGCTGGCACGAGCGGGCCATCGAGCTGTCCGGTGGCCGCGCGGTGAACACCACCCACCCGCTGTGCCGCGCCCGGGGCGCGCCGCACTGCGAGTACCACTTCGCCTGGGAGTGA